From Amycolatopsis sp. cg9, one genomic window encodes:
- the def gene encoding peptide deformylase, translated as MAMRELRYFGDPILKFACDPVTVFDEKLEALVRDLVDSVKPAGRAGLAAPQIGVGLRVFSYDVAGLTGYVVNPEIVELSEETHEISEGCLSVPELWFPTRRAKHAKVRGVDVHNEPIEVEGEDVLAQCLQHETDHLDGVLYLDRLTAERKKSALREAREKDWFWKR; from the coding sequence ATGGCGATGCGCGAACTGCGCTATTTCGGCGATCCGATCCTCAAGTTCGCCTGTGACCCGGTCACCGTGTTCGACGAGAAGCTCGAGGCGCTCGTGCGGGACCTGGTCGACTCGGTCAAACCCGCCGGGCGGGCCGGGCTCGCCGCGCCGCAGATCGGCGTCGGGCTGCGGGTTTTCAGCTACGACGTCGCCGGGCTGACCGGGTACGTCGTCAACCCCGAGATCGTCGAGCTCTCCGAGGAGACGCACGAAATCAGCGAGGGCTGCCTGTCCGTGCCGGAGCTGTGGTTCCCCACCCGGCGCGCCAAGCACGCGAAGGTCCGCGGCGTCGACGTCCACAACGAACCCATCGAGGTCGAAGGCGAAGACGTGCTGGCCCAGTGCCTCCAGCACGAGACCGACCACCTCGACGGCGTCCTCTACCTCGACCGGCTCACCGCCGAGCGCAAGAAGTCCGCCCTGCGCGAAGCGCGGGAAAAAGACTGGTTCTGGAAGCGCTAG